One Streptomyces coeruleorubidus DNA segment encodes these proteins:
- a CDS encoding FadR/GntR family transcriptional regulator, which yields MSLTDKAIEQIRELIRTGALPPGSKLPPEPDLAAQLGLSRNLAREAVKALAVARVLEVRRGDGTYVTSLQPSLLLEGLGGAVELLQGDSVALQDLMEVRRLLEPMATALAATRISDAQLAEVKRHLDAMREARDDVEQLNAHDAAFHRAVVSATGNETLLAVLEGISGRTLRARIWRGLVDDKAAGRTLAEHEAIFNALCTRDAALSQAAALLHVSNTEQWLREHLRSGEPLSFGTTARN from the coding sequence GTGTCTCTGACGGACAAGGCGATCGAGCAGATCCGTGAGCTGATCCGGACCGGTGCCCTGCCGCCGGGCTCGAAGCTCCCACCGGAGCCGGACCTGGCCGCTCAGCTGGGCCTGTCCCGCAACCTCGCCCGCGAAGCGGTCAAGGCGCTGGCCGTCGCACGGGTCCTGGAGGTCCGGCGGGGCGACGGCACGTATGTGACCAGCCTCCAGCCGAGCCTGCTGCTGGAGGGGCTCGGCGGCGCGGTGGAACTGCTGCAGGGCGACTCGGTCGCCCTGCAGGACCTCATGGAGGTACGGCGGCTCCTCGAACCGATGGCCACTGCCCTTGCGGCCACCCGGATCTCCGACGCCCAACTGGCCGAGGTGAAGCGGCACTTGGACGCCATGCGCGAGGCCCGCGACGACGTCGAACAGCTCAACGCCCACGACGCGGCCTTCCACCGCGCCGTCGTCTCGGCCACGGGCAACGAGACCCTCCTCGCCGTCCTGGAAGGGATCTCCGGCCGTACCCTGCGCGCCCGCATCTGGCGCGGTCTGGTCGACGACAAGGCCGCGGGCCGCACCCTCGCCGAGCACGAGGCTATCTTCAACGCGCTGTGCACCCGTGACGCCGCCCTCAGCCAGGCCGCCGCGCTGCTCCACGTGAGCAACACCGAGCAGTGGCTGAGGGAACACCTGCGCTCCGGCGAACCCCTCTCCTTCGGAACGACAGCGCGGAACTGA
- a CDS encoding ferredoxin reductase family protein: MVAARWALWTFVITNLVIVETLFLTAGTGKNGVLTVAKFFGLHAAVLMLFQLLLVARLPWLDRRIGMDRLTVWHRWVGFTLLWTLLTHAVLVVLGYARLDDASMTKTFFALAGVPASLLGMLAAAIVVVVAAVSARQVRRRLRYETWHGVHLLLYLALGLAFVHQLQETTTFSSSAPAMIYWWALWLFAFGALVTGRIVMPVWRNAYHRFEVTAVVPESDDVVSVHVTGRHLDRLPARAGQFCIWRFPGHNHWWLANPFSLSAAPDGRALRLTAKAVGSTSAGLRHVQVGSRAFVEGPYGAFTSLHRTRPGALLIAGGVGITPVRALLEEEPAGDVVVLYRVRSENDAVLVDEVRALVADRGGQLHLLTGRTGEGNPPFEPDSLRALVPDITERDVYVCGPPAMTSAVLSALRRLKVPHRQVHAERFGLA, encoded by the coding sequence GTGGTTGCGGCGCGGTGGGCGCTGTGGACGTTTGTCATCACCAACTTGGTGATCGTCGAGACCTTGTTCCTCACCGCCGGGACCGGCAAGAACGGAGTGCTCACGGTCGCCAAGTTCTTCGGCCTGCACGCCGCCGTGCTGATGCTGTTCCAACTGCTGCTGGTGGCCCGGCTGCCGTGGCTCGACCGCCGTATCGGCATGGACCGGTTGACGGTGTGGCACCGGTGGGTCGGCTTCACCCTGCTGTGGACCCTCCTCACCCACGCCGTGCTGGTCGTGCTGGGCTACGCGAGGCTCGATGACGCTTCGATGACGAAGACGTTCTTCGCGCTGGCCGGAGTGCCGGCTTCCCTGCTCGGGATGCTGGCCGCGGCGATCGTCGTCGTGGTCGCCGCGGTCTCCGCCCGACAGGTGAGGCGGCGGCTGCGGTACGAGACCTGGCACGGCGTGCACCTGCTGCTGTACCTGGCGTTGGGGCTGGCGTTCGTCCACCAGTTGCAGGAGACCACGACCTTCAGCTCCTCCGCGCCCGCGATGATCTACTGGTGGGCCCTGTGGCTGTTCGCGTTCGGTGCCCTGGTCACGGGCCGGATCGTCATGCCTGTGTGGCGCAACGCCTATCACCGCTTCGAGGTCACGGCGGTGGTGCCGGAGTCGGACGACGTGGTGTCGGTGCACGTCACCGGACGCCACCTCGACAGGCTGCCGGCCCGGGCCGGCCAGTTCTGCATCTGGCGATTCCCCGGCCACAACCACTGGTGGCTGGCGAATCCGTTCTCGCTGTCGGCGGCACCCGACGGCCGTGCGTTGCGCCTGACCGCCAAGGCGGTCGGCAGCACCAGCGCCGGACTGCGGCACGTCCAGGTCGGGAGCCGCGCGTTCGTCGAGGGGCCGTACGGGGCGTTCACCTCGTTGCATCGCACGCGGCCCGGCGCACTGCTGATCGCCGGAGGGGTGGGGATCACGCCGGTTCGAGCCCTGCTGGAGGAGGAACCGGCCGGCGACGTCGTCGTGCTCTACCGGGTGCGCAGCGAGAACGACGCCGTGCTGGTCGACGAGGTACGAGCCCTGGTCGCGGACCGCGGTGGGCAGTTGCACCTGCTCACCGGCCGCACGGGGGAGGGGAACCCGCCGTTCGAGCCGGACAGTCTCCGTGCCCTGGTTCCCGACATAACCGAGCGCGACGTGTACGTCTGCGGCCCGCCCGCGATGACCTCGGCCGTGCTCAGCGCCCTGCGCAGGCTGAAGGTTCCCCACCGGCAAGTGCACGCCGAGCGGTTCGGCCTGGCCTGA